Proteins from one Mytilus galloprovincialis chromosome 11, xbMytGall1.hap1.1, whole genome shotgun sequence genomic window:
- the LOC143052740 gene encoding uncharacterized protein LOC143052740, whose amino-acid sequence MPTAWVPLELQIAEQVELGKNIISKQQLQDLNSKNESMVLSEKQLITFLKVQHSLGKLLFFDDIKLRDSIIINPVFLIEVLRSIITDKQFWPKEEKLEKIFRSLQDTGRIERMAMYALWNQEAFKHIVPYKEFMINILVYLDILVPPQNLTEDEYHFFVPCMIKKHDNTKYMTRRCSSKNSIIMAYRFVEEVIPPALIYRFLASLVTMWVIKTYKGSSMSFSNLVVVEVDGNHGVAVQVKGRRIVVLLIHTEDVAHIIPTLASSVQECLTAAVRRISEFYSLLSEDGDQNAKYSTPFEIDFGVICESLFRKSVCFFPHRDMPTTGSRTWVCPHGTSHDVKNLSMWFAEKVSCKRCEVNCGGLGRLELEQCPLDKHIIRLVAEIEPYKCRDVVVNLGVTVNTWENLEYQFQHQNPNDLKFMAVFKWKEENKDASFLQLQKALENCHINKHILCQILRDSDPHSGLPRDCLEKTPSMSVLRYISNHIGDSSLQLGIELGLDISEVQHIQHQFKDKLLDQTREILRRWKQNQSQPTVENLVKALFRIGKASCLKGVQF is encoded by the exons ATGCCAACCGCATGGGTTCCATTGGAGTTGCAGATAGCTGAACAAGTGGAGCTCGGCAAAAACATCATCTCTAAACAGCAATTACAGGATCTCAACTCAAAAAATGAATCAATGGTGTTATCAGAGAAGCAGCTAATCACCTTCCTGAAGGTTCAACATTCACTTGGCAAGTTGCTTTTCTTTGATGACATCAAACTTCGTGATTCTATCATCATTAATCCTGTTTTCCTGATCGAAGTTCTTAGATCAATTATAACAGACAAGCAGTTTTGGCCGAAAGAAGAAAAATTGGAAAAGATTTTCCGGTCTTTGCAAGACACAGGTAGAATAGAAAGAATGGCCATGTATGCATTATGGAATCAAGAAGCATTCAAACATATAGTACCGTATAAAGAATTTATGATCAACATTTTAGTGTACCTGGACATACTTGTTCCTCCACAAAATCTAactgaagatgaataccatttctttGTACCTTGTATGATAAAGAAGCATGATAACACAAAATATATGACACGAAGATGCAGCTCTAAGAATTCTATCATCATGGCGTACAGATTTGTTGAAGAGGTGATTCCTCCTGCACTGATCTACCGTTTTCTTGCCTCGTTGGTTACTATGTGGGTAATAAAAACCTATAAGGGGTCAAGCATGTCATTTTCCAACCTTGTAGTTGTTGAGGTAGACGGTAACCATGGTGTAGCAGTCCAGGTAAAAGGCAGAAGGATCGTTGTTTTGCTCATCCATACTGAAGATGTTGCACATATCATACCGACGTTAGCTTCTTCTGTTCAAGAATGTCTTACGGCAGCTGTTCGTCGGATATCAGAATTTTATTCCCTGTTGTCAGAAGATGGAGatcaaaatgcaaaatattccACGCCATTTGAAATAGATTTCGGAGTAATCTGTGAGAGTCTATTCCGCAAATCTGTCTGCTTTTTTCCACATAGGGATATGCCGACTACAGGAAGCCGTACATGGGTTTGTCCACATGGTACATCACATGATGTGAAGAACCTTTCCATGTGGTTTGCTGAAAAG gtTTCATGCAAAAGATGTGAAGTTAACTGTGGAG GTCTTGGGAGACTCGAATTAGAGCAATGTCCTCTTGATAAACATATCATAAGACTTGTTGCagaaatagaaccatacaaatgtAGAGATGTTGTTGTCAACCTAGGGGTTACAGTTAATACATGGGAAAATCTAGAATATCAGTTCCAGCATCAAAACCCAAATGATCTGAAATTCATGGCTGTTTTCAAATGGAAGGAGGAAAACAAAGATGCTTCATTTTTACAACTGCAAAAAGCACTTGAAAATTGTCACATCAATAAACACATACTTTGTCAG ATTTTGAGGGACAGTGATCCACATTCGG GTCTCCCCAGAGACTGTTTAGAGAAGACACCATCAATGTCAGTGCTGAGATATATATCTAATCATATTGGAGACAGCTCGTTACAGCTTGGTATAGAACTGGGCCTTGATATCTCAGAAGTACAACATATCCAACATCAATTTAAAGATAAATTACTGGACCAAACAAGAGAAATTTTGCGACGTTGGAAACAGAATCAGTCACAACCAACAGTTGAAAATTTAGTCAAAGCTTTGTTTAGAATTGGAAAAGCAAGTTGTCTGAAGGGTGTTCAGTTTTGA